The nucleotide window CCAGTGTAGTGACCTTGTAGAGAAAACTATAAGGTCATTTCTTGGTGGAAATGATTCTAGCATAATGAATCAATGAAACTCTGTAATTTCAGACAAAGAGGTAATTTTAATAGAATTATCCAGAAAATTTGCTCTGACATTCTATCTTATTTAGGATATCAGCATATTCATGATAAGAGAATGTTGAAACCAAATTACCAATAGCCACTTTTACACAGTATCAAGTGCCAGCCCTGTACCAAGCCCTGTACAGGAAGCTGGGCTAGGAACCCTCCTTGGAAGACTGGGAAGTTGGCAACAATGCATCTCTTTTCCTCCTTGTTCCCTTATTACCCCAACACCCCTTTTCCATGGTGTAGTGTGTTCTAGATCTATTGGTTCAAATTAgctgattatttaattttttaatattcagatttggttatttataaaatataatttcaatcttTCTTGATTGATAATCTTTATTTAGCAAGGCActattttcagactttttttcagttctttagaTATAGTTTCCTTCAGTTCTTGGatcatatttaaaatagctgACATAAATTCTTGGTTTACTAAATTCCATGTTTGCACTTTCTTAGCAATGGTTTATAGTGCCTTTTTATTCTGCGTATGGaccatattttcttgtttttttaatatgtcttgtaatttttgcaaaaaaaatattattatttttttaaatgaccgcaccagtggcatatggaagttcctggggtcagagactgaatctgagctgctgccgtccgattcttaacccactgtgccatggtggggactccagatcttttattttattttattttatatatactttttgcttttaagggctgcacccacagcatatggaagttgccaggctaaggggtgaatcagagctgtagctgccagcctacaccacagccacagccatagcaatgtgggatctgagttgcatctgccacctataccatagctcatggcaacaccagatccttaacctactaagcgaggccaggaatcaaaccctcatccttgcGGATACttgctggatttgtttctgctgagccacaagggaaacttaGAGACCTTCTAAATAATAGCATGTGACAACTCTGGTAATCAAattccctccttccccagagTTTGTTGTGGTACCATTTtgtattgttgttgctgttttgcttGGCGATTCTCCTGAACTAATTTTGTCAAGTGTTTAGTTTTTATTGTCTATTACCACTGATGTCTCTGCTTGGTTTTCTTAGTTGTTAGCTAATGACGGGACAGAAGTTTCCTTCAGTACCTGGAACCAGAGAGTTTCTCAGCCCAGGACAAGGGGCTTTTTGTGAGAGTTAGGACATGTCTTCACTGCTCTGGCAGGGACTTTACACTTTTGCTCTGGGCTTTGCTTTCTGCTGACACGGAGCTCATAGAGGTCAATGTCAGGCTGTGGTGAGGGCCCAGGGCTCTCTCAGGTCTTTTATGAGCGTTTGCACAGCGCTGGCTGAGCACATAATCAGCTCTGTACGTTGCACATGGCCTTCTAGAGTCCCAGGAATATGTCAGAGATTTTCAAACTCTCGCTGGTTTTCCTTTTAagatgttttaggagttctcttgtcacacagtgggttaaggatctggcattgttttggtagcagcttgggttgctgctgtggcgtggatttgatccctagcctgggaacggcaaccaaaaaaaaaaaaaaaaagatttttttattggcttgttctttgtccttttgtccCAGAGTTTACTGCTGTCTTAGGCAGCTACAATGTTATATAATTGCCacagttcttcttcttttttttttaatgtgtgtttgtttttgttactgtttttgacAAACATTTCCAAGGAAAAAGCTGTTAAGATTGAGAAAGCTCTGCATCAGGTCAAACGAACTCAATCCTTCTGAGTGGGGTTTTCCCGAGAACTTCTAGACAGATCAAGAAATGGCAATATCCAGGGACCAAGCTTTGGAACAGCTCCAACTCTCTTCTGCCCCCTCCAGGGACCATTGGTTTTCACTGTGATTTTGTGGGTATTTTCAAGGTTTCCATGGAGCTGAGGAGAGTGGAAAGGAATAGGACTGgttaaaaccccccaaaacttgCTACTTTTACTGAGATTTGgctgtttttcttgaataaacagTCCCTGGACTGTTACAAACTTTTGGTTAATTCCTAACCTTCGGAAATGTTGATTTGGCTGGTTTTTCCAGGGCTCTCGTTGCTTTTATGGAGGAGAGGATTTGGGGAGGTCCTTACTCTGTCATTCCCACTAACATCCTCTAAGTgcttgtgattaaaaaaaaaaggcaaaacaaatgaaaaacaaactagctttaaaaaagaacatggtCATTGGAAGAATCCCCTGTCCTTTTGAAATCCGGATAGATCAGACTGTGACGGAAACTTTGTATTCAGTTCTATGTTCCCCATTTTTATGGTGCAGTGGTCAACTGGAGCCTTGGAAAAGAGGGTAACCAGGATGGAAAGATATCTACAAGTcatggaaaataagaaatgactGAAGAAACAGGTTAAAGACATTTACCATAAAAACTTGccaggttgattttttttgttttgttttgttttgttgttgttgtttttttagggccgaacctgcggcatatggaggtttccaggctagggatcaaattggagctgtagctgctggcccataccacagccacagcaactcgggattcaagccacatctgcagcctataccatacctcatggcaaagccatatccttaacccactgagcaaggccagggatcgaacttgcatcctcatttcccctgagctacaatgggaactcttaattttttttttgaagaaccatCTCTGGGAAAGGGATTAGACTAAATTGCATGGTTCCATTAGGCAGATCTAGGTAGGTATCACCgtaatgaaaattcaaaaaataaatttgtagcaTCTAGAGTGGTTCAGAAAAGAAGTGAGCCTTGTTATAAGGTAGTTAATTCCTTGTGCCTTTAAATGTCTTCAGTAAATGGTGAACAACTTGTCAAGGGTATCCTTGAGAAGTTGCAGTTATAAGTTGATATGGATGACCCATAAGTTCTCTTCTGGCTTCAagaatctgtttgtttttaaaaaagatttaattagTCGAGATCTAATTTCCTAAACTATCCATCTGAAGATACTATGTTATGTTGGGCAGTCTCTCTTGATCCAACTACATTCATttaaatttggattctttttgtgttttccataATTGCTATCATTGTTCTTTAAGCTTGCATACTTTTATTAGAATGTATGTGTTTTCCAATTGAATAATTTGAGTAAATAATATGAACACAAAAATGTAGTCGATATATGATTATGTTAAGGAGAATGAAAGTGGATTTCTTCTTGTTCTCATTTCAATGGGCACATGAACTTTTTGCTAGAAACTCagatttttgttgatttcttttttgtcaaaatttttttcaaaatattctagaAAACATAACACAAAACCTCATGTTCCTAAGGCCTGGAATTCAGGGTCAAGCTAATATAAAGAAAACATGAACACAGGCTAAATCACGTAAATAATTCACACTGATTAGGATGGAGGCAGGAGCATAGGTTAAGCTGTTATATTTCTCTGACATAGGAATCTGTCTTTTATCAGAGTTCGACCAATTTTTCCTTCTCCCAAATGGCACAACACAAGTTTGGGGATGatttaacagatattttttcACTTGGGATGTGCATTGCTCTGACTAACAAATAGTCATAATTTTCttagtgatgatgatgacaagGTACAAGCACATTTAGCATCATGTCACGTACATCTTCCTTCTGTGGGTTCACAGGCTGCCACATGGACATTTTCCAGCATCTCGCATTTTCAGACGTGGATGTTGCCAGAGTTATTGCACCAGATGCTTTTGTATGTCGCACCATTTGCACCTACCACCCCAACTGCCTTTTCTTCACCTTTTATACTAATGCCTGGAAGATAGAGTCACAAAGGTGCGTATGAATGTCTAACATTTGCTGATGTCCTGACATCCCTGTACTTTTATAATTTGAGGTTTTAATAAGTTTTGTTCATTTCCCTCAAAACAGGTGAACTCATTGTTTAAGCAGGTACTTTTCTGCCAGGTGCAGATTAATTAAGAGATTAGCAGATTTCTCTACCCATCTTCTCTTACCTGAACATACCATTGAGTCAATGGAAAAACAACCATGGGGGCAAAAATGATCGGATACCTTCCCTACTGGTCTTAATGTTTTGTATTAGATtgcagtaaaaaaaacaaaaacaaaaacaaaacaaaacaaaaaaacaaatgaaaacactccTTGGGAGCATATCCTTTAAGCTCACTTCAGAAACCAGAGACCTGTTTATCCTGATCAAGGTTCTGGTTTGACCTCTTGACCTCAGATAACCTGTCCTTTTCTTTATACACAGAATGCACCCAAGAGAAGGGTGTATAGTTATATAATAGCATCAGTACCATAAATCCCCAGAATTTGTTCTTCCCTAATTAGAAGGTGGAACTttaccttccttctcttttcagaTTATCTATGCCTATCAGTTTTCttcagagggaggtgtggcttgaTTTCCATTTAATCCCTGTAATTTATTAGAGACCTGTAGTCTGATTTACTTTGAAGAGAATTTCTCAGAAGAATAAAATTTGCAGGAGGGTGGTTTTTTTGATATGAGGTCCTTTTGCATTTGcctttaatgtttctttctttctcttgcttattttaaaaaacagaaatgtttgtTTCCTTAAGACATCCCACAGTGGGACACCAAGTTCCCCCACTCCTCAGGAAAACACCATTTCTGGATTCAGCCTCTTAACCTGCAAACAAACTTTGCCTGGTAATGTGATTCCATGGTACTATTATACAAATCCGACACATTTGATGATCTTCCTACAATCCTCAAAGTACCAGAAACTTGTGCAAATGTGGCTTATTGTCATTggcattttttatctttttttgtttataattgGCACAGAGCCCTGCCATTCCAAAATTTACTCAGAAGTGGATTTCGAAGGAGAAGAATTGAATGTGACTTTCGTTCAAGGAGCGAATCTTTGCCAAGAGACTTGCACGAAGACAATCCGCTGTCAATTTTTTACTTATTCGTTACACCCAGAAGACTGTAGAGGAGAAAAGTtagtgaaaatttatttttcagagacaGTGAGCAGACAGTTTCATGagctttcctcctctgtgaaggtTTACTCTTTGTACTGATTGCTTTATCTAGGTGTAAGTGTTCCTTACGATTGTCTTCGGATGGCTCCCCCACCAAGATTACACATGGGATGCGTGCAAGCTCTGGTTATTCTCTGAGGTTGTGTAGAAGTGGGGACCACTCTGGTGAGTGCGTGTCGCTTTTTCATAGAACTGTAAAGGGAGGCCTGGGTTGTTCTCATACCATGTTTAGTTTTATCTAAGGGAATTGTGGGTCTTGTTTTCCTCACCTGAAGAGGATTCATTTCTGATTCCAGCCATTAACTTCAATGCTCTCTTTTCAGCCTGTGCAACAAAAGCAAACACACGCATTGTTGGAGGAACCGACTCTTTTTTGGGAGAATGGCCCTGGCAAGTCAGCTTGCAGGCGAAGCTCAGAGCTCAAAACCACCTGTGTGGAGGGTCAATCATTGGACACCAGTGGGTCCTAACTGCTGCCCATTGCTTTGATGGGTAAGATTTGGCTACATCTTATTTGGGGTCTTGCCTCTTTGTTTGAAGATGCTATAATCTATTTCACCATCAGTGTCAGTTTGTTAATAgaagtttattctattttttaaaaataaaagacattttagaGTAGAGGTGATATTCAAAATGTTGAACAACTAGTAGGGCCTGAATGCTAAACCACCGGGctcatcaaaacaaaaatataatctgATATAATATTTCTACTTCATCACACACATGGCACATATGATAGGGTTATAAAGTTTTAAACCACTTAGACTAGGTAGTTGGTTGGAATGGGGTTTGAGTCACAGCTCTGCCACTAGTTAGAGTTAGGAATAACTTTGAGCAATAATTTGTAAATGCTCTGAGCTTaattttcctatctgtaaaatatgAGTAAGAAGAGTATCTAATTTATAACGTTATTGGAAGAATTAAGTGACACACTTAAAATGCTTAGCTAATATCCCTGGCATgtgaaaatttctcaaaaaatgaaaGCACTGATTAAATAAGAGATGTAAAAATGGACAAAGCATATGAATAAGCGCTaatagccctaaaataaaagacacttGATCTCTTTCCAaaagaatttttgcttttgtaaaatttCCCCTCTTCCCCTGTCTAAAAGGGTGGGGCTTGGTTGCTGTATCTGCACCAGGACTGAGGATACTGCTCAGGAAATACAGCAGTCAGTAGCACAGTGGGCAGGGCAAGGCTCATCTGAGGCTGCTTCATGGCAGCTGGGCCCCCGGTGAGGGCTTTTCTGCAAGTGGCTTTGCTAAGCGGAAGGCTGTTGGCTTGGAAGGAAAGACACTGTGAAGGGAAACTCTAGGGCACCTTTTCACTGAATGCACCCCAATGTGGGACCAAGGATGTTCACCCATTTTTCCAACCTTACTGAGCTATCATTGACTTACAACACTGTGTAAATGTAAGATGTACAAAGtcatgatttgatatatgtatatactgcaaaTAAGGGGTTAACAGTAAGgatagttaacacatccatcacctcacaaagGTACATTCCTTTTGGTGGTAGGAACTTCGAAGATTTACCCTCTTAACATCTTTCAAATACAGAATACATTATTGTTAAATACAGTCACCATGCTGCAACggacattacatccccagaacGTATTTCTCATAGAACTAGAAGCTGGTATCCTTTGACCATCTCTACCCATTTCCCATCCCACGCCCCATGCCCTGAGACAATCACGAATCTCCTCTCTGTTTCCTtgagtttggttttttaaattccacgtataagtgagattatatggtatttgttttttgtctgtctgacttatttcattaagcataacaccctcaagtttcatccatgttgttgcaatggtaagattgccttcttttttatggctgaatagtattccattatagatatataaaaatatatattatatatatgaaattaaaaaaacatgtatatatatacacatatgtataatatatatatatatatatatatatatatataatcccatttttttaatccattcatttgtcagtggacactcaggtagtttccatgtcttagtagttgtaaataatgctgttctGAACAAGAAGATGCAGATACCTCTTCAAGatactgattttgtttcctttggatttatACTggaagtggaattcctggatcatatattagttctacatttaactttttgaaggaccaccatactgttttccatagtggttgtaccaattcaagttaagaattttctttcttgaagtTTCTGTATTATGAATTTATAAGAAATAACATACATGGAAAACACTGTGATTTAACTGAAAGCAAGCCACCTTGCATATGGTATCATCCTTATTTCCTCCAGAGTTTGGTGCCAGTATGTCTAGCACCACTAAATTGATAATAAAAATTTCTAGATCTTTGCACAAAATAAGACTTTGCTTTAGacaatagttttatatttattttgtacacattcctatttaaagaattttcccaaaatatagatatagattaaATAGCACTGAAGTTCCCTTCACTTGCCCTATTATAGATACTACCCGAAAACTGGGTTCACCTCTTGGTGGGTGTTGAGTGAAAAGACACAATCAAACTAAagagtgggagaaggaaggatttattatttgtagcaAGTTAGAAGGACACTGGGAATCTTTCCCAATGCAGTTTTTCCCAAACATCAAAACTGGGCACATTTTAAGCTAAGgacacatgcatattcatgaaggagCTTGGGTGATAGAGTACAAGCTTTCATTGTTTGAAGTCAGGAGGGTCAGAAAAGGTCCACATCATCCTCCCTTGGTTTCCAGTTGATCTTGTAGTTGAAGGCTTCAGGCTAATCTTCACCATTGAAAGAGAACTGAGAGCACTTACCACTGTTTATCATCTTTGCTATTGCTACTTCTCTTGCCTGTAACAGTCATTTGTTTCtacattcttttgttcctttaagATCGTTAATTACCGAGACTTGTTCAAGGCCAAGGATTGTGCCAgacttagatcacaaaatggatTAGCtcaaaaatggcttctcttaggTCAAGAAAAccatgcctggttctctttctctgggacCCCATACCCCCTAATCTGGTTACAGAGGGGCTTGTATAAAGTTATTCCTTCTTGCCAGTTCTGAATTTCATGGAAGCAATGGCTTTCAGTTTGGTGAACTGACAGTGATTTTTCCAAGATAAATTGCTAGACATCTCTGGAACACAGTTTCTCTCAGAGAGAgtaacattcttttattttcacttatagtAGATAGGACATAAGTGCATAAATGTACATTTTCCAGTATTTTAAACTAAATCTTCAGAGATTTAGCACTGCTGCTGTTGGTGATAAATTGCCAGGAGGATAAATTAGGTATGTAAACGTATCTTatatggagtattttcttcccaGTGCTGTTTTGAAAGGtcagtggaaaggaagaaggaccAATATCAAAGACCATTCTTTCTTGtttcaaattagtatttatttttccctcctaGGCTTTCCCTGCCGGATATTTGGCGCATTTATGgtggcattttaaatatatcagagATAACAAAAGAAACACCTTTCTCACAAGTAAAAGAGATTATTATTCACCAAAATTATAAAACCTTTGAAAGTGGTCATGATATTGCCTTACTAAAACTTGAGACTCCTTTGAATTATACTGGTACGTAGCATATTTTAGGAGAAATGTACAGCTAAATTGTGTTGGTTTAAACTTTTGCATCAGTTTGAGTAAGAGGTCAGAGTCTAGAGAGATTGTCTTTATTTTCCGGTTAACAGCATGGCAGGAAAGGCGACTGTTGCCAGGAAAGATAAGACCTACAACTTGACATAAAAATCTCTTGTACTTAAAAACCAAGATATGTTAATTAGTTCTTCCAGGAAGGAATATAGCTTCATAAACACTATTAAAATAACAGACATAGGAAGTGTCTTTGCCATCTAGGAAGAATGGGTCCTTTTGACAAGAGTAGCCAAATTAGCATTGCCTTTGGCTTAGGCATATTAGGAATATATGAGGGCAAGCAGAGTCAGTTATTAACTTCCAGGTGTACCTTGAGTAGAGAAGAGACTTGCAGAAGGAAATTCTGGGAAGGCATTAGTACTCAGGTTGGAAATACAATGCTCCATAGTTTCTGAATGCCTGTTGCATCTTCTAATGATTCTGTGAGCTCAGGTTAGATGCTTTTACCTCTTTGCACCTCTGATTACCCCATAGGATTGTTATACTATTTAAATCAGCTCATAAGTTAACAGCATGTAAAACTCATGCCTGAAACAGGGTGGACCCTTTGCTATTACTACTAAGAGAACCACACTCAGAATAAGACCCAAAAACTCCTAAGTGTTTTTGACAGTAAATTGGGGTACTGAGTTTGGGTTAAATCCAGAAAATTTAACACCAAAAATGACTCTGATAGTGAGAAAATTTCTTCAATCGTTCACCTTAGATATTaagcagaaacaggagttcccgtcgtggcgcagtggttaacgaatccgactaggaaccatgaggttgaaggttcggtccctggccttgctcagtgggttaacgatccagcgttgccgtgagctgtggtgtaggttgcagaggtggctcggatcccgcgttgctgtggctctggtgtaggccggagactacagctctgattcgatccctagcctgggaacctccatatgccgcgggagcggcccaagagataccaaaaaaaaaaaaaaaagaaaagaaattaagcaggaacaaaggaaaataaataaataaataaatattgagcaGAAAAGCAAAAGTCTTATTCTACTTGGTGCTACTCTATAGAAATAGAATACgataaaagtatttatttgttAAGTCAATATCCATAACATTagccacattttcattttaaaattacctttcagATTTCCAAAAGCCAATATGCCTACCTtccaaagatgatacaaatgtaGTTTATACCAACTGCTGGGTAACTGGATGGGGCTTCACGGAGGAAAAAGGTACAGCATgacattttaaatgttgttttcaaAGCTCATCTTCTCTGTTAAAGTACAGGGAGTGGATCCACTTCATTGGGCTCTGTCTACAATTATATCCAAACTCACGATTTTTTCCAAACTATTCATTCTGAAATATTCATTCAGTGATTTTTGAGAAGATGGATTTTTGCTCGGGCttggaaaaatgtaaaagataataATCTCTTAAGCATCTTACTTTACAATAAAGATCACTAGTTTGCCTTTAATACAGGATTGGCCCCATATAGGGCTAATGAGCCCACTCAAAGCTGTCCTGCCCTCAGAATGAATGGAGTCTCCATCTTTCAAAGCACTGTTCTCCCTTGATATTAATGACAGGGAGTCTAGGCAGGCACACCATCTCTCTTTCTGGCAggattttaatcttcttttctttttatgcatgCTTCCTGAAATCTGATGAAGCCTATGAATCACTTCTTtaattgtgcttttatttatttatttttttttgcttttaaatccttaaataaaaaacataggaTTACAAAGGGAAGCACTAAAATCACAGTACTTTatcaaaatgcttttaaatgtgACACAGTAATacacatttaattaatttttttgctttttaggtctgcatgtgcagcatatggaagttcccaggccaagggtcaaatcagagatatagctgccggcctacaccacagccacagcaacgtgggatccttaacctaacacaatgagcaaggccagggatcctcatgggatactggtcgggttcgttaccactgagccacgaccggaactccccatatgattatttattattcccttttcttcatatcttcaccagcatttgttattttccccctttttgataatggccattccgATCTGTGAGCTCATATCTCcctgtggttttggttttcatttcccctgtgattactgatgttgagttatcttttcatgttccttttgGTCATTAattatcttctttgaaaaaatgtctctttgggtcctttgcccatttaaaaattggattattggagttctctggtggctcagcaggttaaggatctggtgttgtcactgtagtggctcgggttgctgctgtggcacaggtccaagtcctggcctgggaacttctatatgatgtgggtgagaccaaaaaaaaatttctaaataaattaaaaataaaaatttgattatttgtggggttgtttttgtttttactattgttctttaaatattttggaaattaaccctttATTAGATATACAGTTGCAAATATGTTTTCTCATTCCATACGAtggcttttcattaaaaaaaatatattcaaagggaTCATATTGAATGTAAGACTGAATAAAgactgaaagataaaaactgcTAGGCTTTTGGATTATAGGTGATGAAAGGAAATTGGAGAGATTTTATAGAGATGAGAAAGATGGTAGAGCAAATGAGAGCTGGTTCTTAGCCAGGTCTAGGGTGTTAAGGCAGGGCTCACCCTTTCCTCTCCATGTTTTTGTGTAACTCTACATTCTCACCCTTACAATTTTTGGCTGAAGAAATGACCTTATCAAAAAGTTCATCATTCTTATTCATTTCAAGACTTTAGtcttatttccatatttattgTATTGCCTCCTTCTGAAATTACATACTATTTACCTTATAGGTAAAATCCAGAATATCCTACAGAAGGTAAATATTCCTTTGGTATCAAATGAAGAATGCCAGAAAAGTTACAGAGATCATAAAATATCCAAACAGATGATCTGTGCTGGCTataaagaaggaggaaaagatgcTTGTAAGGTAATGCACTTgattatgaaaaacaaacaataggGCACTTGAGAAAAATCATTTCAAGATATATTGTTTCActatagccttttaaaaaattcagagccAAATGATCTTATAATTTCATAAGTCACTTTTGACTAAGTAAATACActgtaatataattttatatattatatattgtttagatcacatataatttttatgtattatatataccaCAATCTTTGCAGGAGCATGCTGTATTTAGAGGAAGACAGTTGTAATACAATAATTGTGCTAAAATGTAAGAGCATTACTTTTTGGAATTATAATGTCAAAATTTCTTTGTTGGAAAAAGTGCAACCATGTACTATTGAATTAAGTTATTTTCACCACATCCGACAGCTAATGAGGCACATGAGATATCTGAAAAACTATAAGAAAttgtttgtaggagttcctgtcatgattcaGTGgagacgaacccaactagtatccatgaggatgtgggttccatccctggcctccctcagtgggttaaggatccagcattgccgttagctgtggtgtaggttgcagatgcagctcagatctgggagttgctgtggctgtggcgcaggccggcagctacagttccgatttagctcctagcctgggaacttccaaatgccgcacctgtggccctaaaaaaataaaaaaattagtaaaaataaaaaaagaaagaaagaaattgtttgTATGTGGTGCATGTGGTGTGACTATAGAATTTTAAAGGCACATATGTTGTAAccttctatcattttatttttccacccACTGTGACACAGGGTGATTCAGGGGGTCCCTTGGTTtgtaaatacaatggaatatggcATTTGGTGGGCATCACCAGTTGGGGTGAAGGCTGTGCCCGCCGTGAACAACCAGGAGTCTACACCAAAGTTACAGAATATATGGACTGGATTTTAGAGAAAACACAGGATGATGATGGTCAGTCTTGGATGAAGTAGCCACTTTGAAGAAGCATCATAGAGACAGGGAAGAGCCCAGCTCAGAGCATTAGTTTTACAACCTGGCTTCAATTCAGGTATGGAACCTTGGGGTTCTCATCTGAAAAAACATGCAGCATGGGGTCTACCTCCTGTCCTTGTTGTAAGGATAAAAAGGGACAATGCATAATGCTTTCAGCGTCCAGTAATAATGCTATAAAGTGAGATAAGACAACTGAATATCTCCATGattgtttgttttgaaataaaatggcCAAATAGTGTGataaaaaagtgttttcttctggagttccctggtggcttagtgggttaaggatccagcattgtcattgctgtggcttgtgttgttGCTATGACACAGATTTGACCCCCGGCccagggaatttctacatgccatgggccagcacttcccccccccaaaaaaaaaatgtcttcttctGATTGTGAAACAGAATGGAAGATAAGTGACCCCAGATTCTAGTCCAGCACCTGGGCTCATTGCAATCATACTGCCTCCTCTGGAACTCAGTCTGTCTCAGAGATAACAAATTCTCTTAGcctcacctgtgaagtcatctatAC belongs to Phacochoerus africanus isolate WHEZ1 chromosome 3, ROS_Pafr_v1, whole genome shotgun sequence and includes:
- the KLKB1 gene encoding plasma kallikrein isoform X2, producing MYTPSARHCQMMCTFHPRCLLFSFLPANSTSVTDKRFGCFLKDSVTGMLPRVLRKNAISGHSLKQCGHQIRACHRDIYKGIDMRGVNFNVSKVKSVEECQKRCTNSIHCLFFTYATQAFNNAEYRNNCLLKHSPGGTPTSIKVLANVESGFSLKPCADSEIGCHMDIFQHLAFSDVDVARVIAPDAFVCRTICTYHPNCLFFTFYTNAWKIESQRNVCFLKTSHSGTPSSPTPQENTISGFSLLTCKQTLPEPCHSKIYSEVDFEGEELNVTFVQGANLCQETCTKTIRCQFFTYSLHPEDCRGEKCKCSLRLSSDGSPTKITHGMRASSGYSLRLCRSGDHSACATKANTRIVGGTDSFLGEWPWQVSLQAKLRAQNHLCGGSIIGHQWVLTAAHCFDGLSLPDIWRIYGGILNISEITKETPFSQVKEIIIHQNYKTFESGHDIALLKLETPLNYTDFQKPICLPSKDDTNVVYTNCWVTGWGFTEEKG
- the KLKB1 gene encoding plasma kallikrein isoform X1, with the translated sequence MEVIVLFRIISFRQAAYFMCLFAVVSCGCLTQLHKNTFFRGGDVSAMYTPSARHCQMMCTFHPRCLLFSFLPANSTSVTDKRFGCFLKDSVTGMLPRVLRKNAISGHSLKQCGHQIRACHRDIYKGIDMRGVNFNVSKVKSVEECQKRCTNSIHCLFFTYATQAFNNAEYRNNCLLKHSPGGTPTSIKVLANVESGFSLKPCADSEIGCHMDIFQHLAFSDVDVARVIAPDAFVCRTICTYHPNCLFFTFYTNAWKIESQRNVCFLKTSHSGTPSSPTPQENTISGFSLLTCKQTLPEPCHSKIYSEVDFEGEELNVTFVQGANLCQETCTKTIRCQFFTYSLHPEDCRGEKCKCSLRLSSDGSPTKITHGMRASSGYSLRLCRSGDHSACATKANTRIVGGTDSFLGEWPWQVSLQAKLRAQNHLCGGSIIGHQWVLTAAHCFDGLSLPDIWRIYGGILNISEITKETPFSQVKEIIIHQNYKTFESGHDIALLKLETPLNYTDFQKPICLPSKDDTNVVYTNCWVTGWGFTEEKGKIQNILQKVNIPLVSNEECQKSYRDHKISKQMICAGYKEGGKDACKGDSGGPLVCKYNGIWHLVGITSWGEGCARREQPGVYTKVTEYMDWILEKTQDDDGQSWMK